One Candidatus Obscuribacterales bacterium genomic region harbors:
- a CDS encoding HNH endonuclease signature motif containing protein, translating to MPFMSGGKRDYKKQYEKYDGKPSVVKDRAKRNKARAQMEKEGKVSKGDGKDVDHKKPLKRGGSTSRSNLRVQDRAVNRSVAKTKGNKMKGNG from the coding sequence ATGCCATTTATGTCCGGCGGGAAACGTGATTACAAGAAGCAGTATGAAAAGTATGATGGCAAACCCTCTGTAGTTAAGGATAGGGCAAAGCGTAACAAAGCCCGCGCCCAGATGGAAAAAGAGGGTAAGGTTAGTAAGGGAGATGGTAAGGATGTTGACCACAAAAAGCCACTTAAACGGGGTGGTTCTACTAGCCGCAGCAATTTGCGTGTTCAAGATAGGGCTGTTAACCGTAGTGTTGCAAAAACTAAGGGTAATAAAATGAAGGGTAATGGATGA